A single region of the Prevotella sp. HUN102 genome encodes:
- a CDS encoding nucleoside kinase, producing MKQVLQIRCKNNKKTLEVPIGSTLYDIYCANDLQMEYGPVSARVNNKVEGLHFRVYHNKDVEFLDLHSSSGIRTYTRSLFLVLCKAVHDLYPGSEVVIDVPVSNGYYCNLKLGHAVEAEDVARIRKRVQEIIDAKMPISRFETPTEEAVKMFERLGDEAKVKLLKSIGSIYTIYYDLDGYKDYYYGSMLTNTSQIYLFGIEKYFDGILLRIPSTDDPSQLGELIRQDKMFEVFKEHHRWQSILGISTVGDFNEAVKNGLSNDLINVSEALQEKKISQIADTIANRKGTKVVLIAGPSSSGKTTFCKRLSVQLLACGIKPVQVSLDDYFVDRAKTPKDENGEYDYESIYALNIPLLNQQFTALFNGGEVELPKYNFQSGLSEMSGNRLQLQDNNILVVEGIHALNPLLTEQIPDEQKFKIYASALTTILLDDHNYIPTTDNRLLRRIVRDYKYRGCSAEETIRRWPSVRAGEKKWIFPYQENADVMFNSAMLFELAVIKNQAEEVLEQVPEHCDEYAEAYRLRKFLKYFSTLPYRSLPPTSLLREFLGGSSFKY from the coding sequence ATGAAACAAGTATTACAAATCCGTTGCAAAAATAATAAAAAAACTCTAGAAGTCCCAATCGGAAGCACACTTTATGATATTTATTGTGCAAATGACTTGCAGATGGAATACGGTCCGGTAAGTGCGCGTGTAAATAATAAGGTGGAAGGTTTGCACTTCCGCGTCTACCATAACAAGGATGTGGAGTTCCTCGACCTGCATAGTTCTTCGGGCATCCGTACCTATACGCGCTCGCTCTTTCTGGTGCTCTGCAAGGCCGTTCACGACCTTTATCCGGGCAGCGAAGTCGTTATCGACGTGCCGGTGTCGAACGGTTACTATTGCAACTTGAAGCTCGGACACGCCGTGGAAGCCGAGGACGTGGCGAGAATACGCAAGAGGGTGCAGGAAATAATTGATGCAAAGATGCCGATATCAAGGTTTGAGACTCCGACGGAGGAAGCCGTGAAAATGTTTGAGCGACTGGGCGACGAGGCCAAGGTGAAACTGCTGAAGAGTATCGGCTCAATCTACACCATATATTACGACCTTGACGGCTACAAGGACTATTATTACGGTTCGATGCTCACGAACACATCGCAGATTTATCTGTTCGGCATAGAAAAATATTTCGACGGAATCCTTCTCCGCATCCCATCAACGGACGACCCTTCACAGTTGGGCGAGCTGATCCGTCAGGACAAGATGTTCGAGGTGTTCAAGGAACACCACCGTTGGCAGAGCATTCTCGGCATAAGTACCGTCGGCGACTTCAACGAGGCTGTGAAGAACGGACTCTCAAACGACCTCATCAACGTGAGCGAAGCACTCCAAGAGAAGAAGATTTCGCAGATTGCCGACACCATAGCCAACAGGAAAGGAACCAAGGTGGTGCTGATTGCGGGACCGTCTTCGAGCGGAAAGACCACTTTCTGCAAGCGTCTCTCCGTGCAGTTGCTCGCCTGCGGCATAAAACCCGTGCAGGTGTCGCTCGACGACTATTTCGTGGACAGGGCGAAGACGCCGAAGGACGAGAACGGAGAGTATGATTACGAGAGCATATACGCACTCAACATTCCCTTGCTCAACCAACAGTTCACGGCTTTGTTCAACGGCGGGGAGGTGGAACTGCCGAAATACAATTTCCAGTCGGGACTGAGCGAGATGAGTGGCAACAGACTGCAGTTGCAGGACAACAATATACTCGTTGTTGAAGGCATTCACGCGCTGAACCCATTGCTCACGGAGCAGATTCCCGACGAACAGAAGTTCAAGATATACGCTTCCGCGCTGACGACCATCCTCTTGGACGACCACAATTATATCCCCACAACCGACAACCGACTGCTCCGCCGCATCGTGCGCGACTACAAGTACCGGGGCTGTTCGGCAGAGGAAACCATCAGGCGGTGGCCGAGCGTGCGTGCAGGCGAGAAGAAATGGATATTCCCCTATCAGGAAAACGCCGACGTTATGTTCAACAGTGCAATGCTTTTCGAGCTTGCCGTCATCAAGAATCAGGCCGAGGAAGTGCTCGAACAAGTGCCCGAACACTGCGATGAATACGCCGAAGCCTATCGTCTGCGCAAGTTCCTGAAGTATTTCTCCACGCTTCCGTACCGCAGCCTTCCCCCAACTTCGCTCCTCCGCGAGTTCCTTGGTGGCTCATCGTTCAAGTATTAA
- a CDS encoding site-specific integrase produces the protein MQTEKMKVLLYLKKSGLDKSGKAPIMGRITIGHSIAQFSCKLSCNPDLWNSRESRMDGKSREAVEINGRLENLLLSIQTAYKSLLSKGCSFSATDVKEQFQGSVQTRCMLIERLDILIKEKESHIGVDIKKESISSYHSTRIHLQEFIQKKYNVSDLAFSQLTENFIYEFRQYFLGELAFQESSFYGIASHLKTVCKLAYREGIADTLLFDKAKIERGNKKSPKALDKEALEKLKALSFEDLEEEMENARDIFLFACHVGAAYCDLMNLNKKHLFRDDEGKMWLKFNRQKTGVLCRVKLLPEALRLIEKFYSDERETLLPIIEYASYQSYLKALRLRAGISLHFTTHTARHTFATLITLEQGVPIETVSKMLGHTNVSMTEQYAKVTPQKLFGEFERFFSFTEDMQLAI, from the coding sequence ATGCAAACAGAAAAAATGAAGGTATTACTCTACCTCAAAAAGAGTGGTCTGGACAAGTCGGGTAAAGCCCCGATAATGGGACGCATCACCATTGGACATTCCATCGCACAGTTCAGTTGTAAGTTGTCTTGCAATCCTGATTTATGGAATTCTCGGGAAAGTCGAATGGATGGCAAGAGCCGTGAAGCGGTGGAGATAAATGGCAGGTTGGAGAACCTTTTGCTTTCCATTCAAACAGCCTATAAGTCTCTGCTATCCAAAGGATGTTCATTCAGTGCAACAGATGTAAAGGAACAGTTTCAAGGTAGTGTGCAGACACGGTGTATGCTTATCGAAAGGTTGGATATACTCATCAAGGAAAAGGAGAGTCATATCGGGGTGGATATAAAGAAAGAATCCATATCCAGTTATCACTCTACCCGAATCCACTTGCAGGAGTTTATTCAAAAGAAGTACAATGTGTCGGACTTGGCGTTCTCTCAACTGACAGAGAACTTTATTTATGAGTTCCGTCAGTATTTCTTGGGAGAACTTGCTTTTCAAGAGAGTTCTTTCTATGGTATAGCATCCCATTTGAAAACAGTCTGTAAATTGGCATACCGTGAGGGAATTGCAGATACGCTCCTGTTTGACAAAGCCAAAATAGAGAGAGGAAACAAGAAATCTCCAAAGGCACTTGACAAGGAGGCATTGGAGAAGTTGAAGGCACTCAGCTTTGAGGATTTGGAAGAGGAAATGGAAAATGCACGGGATATTTTTCTTTTTGCCTGTCATGTGGGTGCAGCATATTGTGACTTGATGAATCTGAACAAGAAACACCTTTTTCGTGACGATGAAGGCAAAATGTGGTTGAAGTTCAACCGTCAGAAGACAGGTGTACTCTGCCGTGTCAAACTGTTACCTGAAGCCCTCAGACTAATAGAGAAATTTTACAGCGATGAAAGGGAAACGTTACTCCCTATCATCGAATATGCCTCTTATCAATCATATTTGAAAGCCCTCAGACTTCGGGCTGGTATCTCCCTTCACTTTACCACACATACCGCAAGGCACACTTTTGCCACGCTCATCACGCTTGAACAGGGTGTGCCTATTGAAACGGTAAGCAAAATGTTGGGACATACCAATGTAAGCATGACGGAACAGTACGCAAAGGTTACACCCCAAAAACTCTTCGGCGAGTTTGAACGCTTCTTTTCTTTCACAGAAGATATGCAGTTGGCTATCTGA
- a CDS encoding site-specific integrase: MRSTFKILFYINRQKIKTDGRTAIFCRITIDGKNTAITTGEECQPSEWNSKQGLSINKKTNQRIDEFRELVERTYQDILIKDGMVSVELLKNRLHGIATTPTSLLAMSRQELKSIKESVGKSKAEGTYLNLLYSDKLLTEFINDKGLQDIPIATITEELFEDFRFFLKRRGYAAATINRYLCWLSRLMYRAVSQRIIRYNPFENAKYEKEEKKIRFLQKNEIVKLMAMKMEDKEAEQARLMFIFSCFTGIAIADMERLQYQHIQTAADGQKYIRKERQKTKVEFVVPLHPIAESIINYCRAKQTMKEKDDSLVFHCDKSRSVMSHMLSIVGTACGIRGRLSYHQARHTFGTMALSAGIPIESIAKMMGHASISSTQIYAQITDNKISEDMDRLIAKCKAKDKDMADVKAISLIVNPSLRKEVTA, encoded by the coding sequence ATGAGAAGTACATTCAAGATATTGTTCTATATCAACAGACAAAAGATAAAGACAGACGGCAGGACAGCTATCTTCTGCCGTATCACCATAGACGGAAAGAACACAGCCATAACCACAGGAGAGGAATGCCAGCCATCCGAGTGGAACAGCAAGCAAGGCTTGAGTATCAATAAGAAGACAAACCAAAGAATAGATGAATTTCGAGAACTTGTGGAGAGGACTTATCAGGATATACTGATAAAGGACGGAATGGTAAGCGTTGAACTACTCAAGAACCGTTTGCATGGAATAGCCACGACTCCCACATCCCTCCTTGCCATGAGCAGGCAGGAACTGAAATCCATCAAGGAGAGCGTTGGCAAATCAAAGGCAGAGGGAACTTATCTGAATCTGCTTTATTCGGACAAACTGCTTACGGAGTTTATCAATGATAAAGGCTTACAGGATATACCCATTGCCACTATTACAGAAGAATTGTTTGAAGATTTCCGCTTCTTCCTGAAAAGACGTGGTTATGCAGCAGCAACCATAAATCGCTATCTCTGTTGGCTGAGTCGGCTGATGTATCGAGCTGTCAGCCAAAGAATCATCCGCTACAATCCCTTTGAGAATGCCAAGTATGAAAAAGAGGAAAAGAAGATACGCTTCTTGCAGAAGAACGAGATAGTCAAACTCATGGCAATGAAAATGGAGGACAAGGAAGCGGAGCAGGCACGGCTAATGTTTATCTTTTCCTGTTTCACGGGTATAGCTATCGCTGACATGGAACGTTTGCAATACCAACATATCCAAACTGCTGCAGACGGACAGAAATACATCCGTAAGGAACGTCAAAAGACAAAGGTGGAGTTTGTCGTACCGCTACATCCGATTGCAGAATCCATTATCAACTATTGCAGAGCAAAACAGACAATGAAAGAAAAGGACGACAGTCTTGTCTTCCATTGTGATAAAAGCCGTAGCGTAATGAGTCATATGCTGAGCATCGTTGGCACGGCTTGCGGTATCAGAGGTCGGTTGTCCTACCATCAAGCTCGCCACACGTTCGGCACGATGGCACTTAGTGCAGGAATACCCATTGAGAGTATTGCCAAGATGATGGGGCATGCCTCCATATCAAGCACGCAGATTTATGCACAGATAACGGACAACAAGATTTCTGAGGATATGGACAGGCTTATTGCCAAATGTAAGGCTAAGGACAAAGATATGGCAGATGTAAAGGCAATATCGCTTATCGTCAATCCAAGCCTAAGAAAGGAGGTTACGGCATGA
- a CDS encoding TonB-dependent receptor domain-containing protein yields MWHSFFSNIFSLYSLLEGRAFCLFLFISALIPLSSHAQECIVHGRITDGHTGEALGRVYVMTNNNIAAISLPDGTYTIRLPLGKIVNIAFKSLGYETKNVIKKASAPDSIRHDVILFISENPLEEVVVTARSEARKLRESSMPISVISQHQLQGTASSVNEVLARTTGVTVRNTGGVGSASRISVRGLEGKRMGLFMDESPMGQMSNFISLNDIPTDMIERIEVYKGIVPYKFGGSALGGAVNIVTKEYPPFYFDVAYEISSFNTHRLSTILKHTDSKTGIQLGIGGYYTYSDNNYNMRLINLDDRIVRRNHDKFSNVLVGASLKATKWWFDELKYELLFSRTRQEIQGIDMDIREAFNHSSSIITGLTMKRKNFFADGVDFDFDLVYNYGRYGLKDTAKYRYDWNGKQYPAVSTYGGEQGNFPSDGRNKSHEVYGKLNLCYTLDKHHSINLNAYANHTRLLPKNELMDKVLGYAANHPSNMNSFAIGFSYDLALFDNRFQSAFTLKDFFFYSRSKVMESYNINELQTISLNRNHIGWSGSLRYRLSSVFLVKGSFNSEIRIPTSEELLGNGFSILPSTALEPERTTGCNLGFLYHKARKSGGFMEAEINGFYNNLSNMIRFTQDLLPSMARYRNFGSVQTYGIEGEIKGDVLPYLYVYANATYQDLRDTRKNIPGTNVSNPTKNKRIPNIPYMLGNFGMEFHHENLFGGKGQNTRILFDASYIHQYFYDFEVSVNQNRKIPTSFTMNAGIEHSFMNNKWTISIKLKNLTDREVWSELNRPLPRRSASLKIRYLLK; encoded by the coding sequence ATGTGGCACTCTTTTTTTTCGAATATTTTTTCATTATATTCATTATTGGAGGGGCGGGCATTTTGTCTCTTCCTATTCATATCAGCCCTTATTCCGTTGTCTTCCCATGCTCAGGAATGTATTGTACATGGTAGGATTACGGATGGGCATACAGGAGAGGCTCTTGGTCGTGTATATGTCATGACCAATAACAATATTGCAGCGATAAGTCTACCAGACGGTACTTATACTATCAGACTCCCATTAGGTAAGATTGTCAATATTGCTTTCAAATCGTTAGGGTATGAAACGAAGAATGTCATAAAAAAGGCATCAGCCCCCGATAGTATAAGACATGATGTCATCCTGTTTATATCTGAAAATCCATTGGAAGAAGTTGTTGTGACAGCTCGCAGTGAGGCGCGGAAACTGCGGGAAAGCTCGATGCCTATTTCTGTCATCTCACAGCACCAACTTCAGGGAACAGCATCGTCAGTTAATGAGGTTCTGGCACGGACGACAGGCGTAACTGTACGTAATACAGGCGGAGTTGGCAGCGCATCACGCATATCGGTACGTGGATTGGAGGGAAAGCGCATGGGACTTTTCATGGACGAATCGCCAATGGGACAGATGAGCAATTTCATAAGTCTGAACGACATTCCAACCGATATGATAGAAAGGATTGAAGTCTATAAAGGTATCGTTCCGTATAAATTCGGAGGTTCTGCACTTGGGGGAGCCGTGAATATTGTTACGAAAGAGTATCCGCCGTTTTACTTTGATGTTGCCTACGAAATAAGTTCGTTCAATACTCACAGATTGAGTACTATTCTGAAACATACCGACTCAAAGACAGGCATACAATTGGGCATAGGAGGGTATTACACTTACTCGGACAATAATTACAATATGCGTCTGATTAATCTTGATGACCGTATAGTCAGGCGAAATCATGACAAATTCAGCAATGTGCTTGTCGGGGCATCCCTGAAGGCAACAAAATGGTGGTTTGATGAGTTGAAGTATGAATTGCTGTTCTCTCGCACCCGGCAGGAGATACAGGGCATAGATATGGACATCAGGGAGGCTTTCAACCATTCCTCATCCATCATCACGGGACTTACCATGAAGCGTAAGAATTTCTTCGCAGATGGAGTGGACTTCGATTTTGATTTAGTATATAACTACGGTCGGTATGGACTAAAAGACACTGCAAAGTACCGTTATGATTGGAATGGAAAACAATACCCGGCAGTTTCCACATACGGAGGGGAACAGGGAAACTTTCCATCAGATGGACGTAATAAATCTCACGAGGTTTATGGGAAACTAAATCTTTGCTATACGCTGGACAAACATCATTCCATAAACCTGAATGCCTACGCAAACCATACCAGACTTCTACCTAAGAACGAACTGATGGATAAAGTTCTTGGATATGCCGCAAACCATCCCAGCAATATGAACAGTTTTGCCATAGGTTTCTCATATGACCTCGCACTTTTTGACAATCGTTTTCAAAGTGCCTTTACATTAAAAGACTTTTTCTTCTATTCCCGTTCAAAAGTTATGGAAAGCTACAATATAAACGAGTTGCAGACTATAAGTCTCAACAGAAACCATATAGGATGGAGTGGATCTCTGCGTTATAGACTTTCTTCTGTTTTTCTTGTAAAGGGTTCTTTTAACTCTGAGATAAGGATTCCTACAAGTGAAGAATTGTTGGGGAACGGTTTCTCTATTCTTCCTTCAACCGCATTGGAACCTGAGAGAACTACAGGCTGCAATCTTGGTTTTCTTTATCATAAAGCTCGCAAATCTGGTGGTTTTATGGAAGCGGAGATAAACGGCTTTTACAATAATCTCAGTAACATGATACGGTTTACCCAAGACCTTTTGCCCTCTATGGCAAGATACAGAAACTTCGGAAGTGTGCAGACATATGGAATAGAGGGAGAAATAAAAGGAGATGTTCTGCCGTACCTTTATGTATATGCAAACGCCACATATCAGGATTTAAGAGATACGCGTAAAAACATACCCGGGACGAATGTATCTAATCCCACCAAGAATAAACGTATTCCGAACATTCCATATATGTTGGGAAATTTTGGTATGGAATTTCACCATGAGAATCTTTTCGGTGGGAAAGGGCAGAATACGCGTATTCTGTTTGATGCTTCATACATTCACCAATATTTCTATGATTTTGAAGTAAGTGTCAATCAAAATCGCAAAATTCCCACATCATTCACAATGAATGCAGGTATAGAACATAGTTTTATGAATAACAAATGGACGATTTCCATAAAACTGAAAAACCTGACCGACAGGGAGGTTTGGTCAGAACTGAACCGTCCCTTACCAAGGCGTTCTGCCAGTTTAAAGATAAGATATTTATTAAAATAA
- a CDS encoding TetR/AcrR family transcriptional regulator encodes MTGYMQKLKDDKKKLILTVAHQEFVNNGVRKTSIKQIATSSGVAVGNIYHYFHNKNEIYCAVMQPTIKALYKFIERYNGKKGLNIEFYSAEEYQQQMVDILLNFVHKHKNELRLLLFHSTGTSLENFRETLIAKQAEYGETYLEGMKKKYPHIINGISPLFLHFLCSMWVSMLSVLCMQESLFDEKAISFLKEFIMYGTAGWKRLMQI; translated from the coding sequence ATGACAGGATATATGCAGAAATTGAAAGACGATAAAAAGAAACTTATCCTCACAGTTGCCCATCAGGAATTTGTAAACAACGGTGTAAGAAAAACGTCCATAAAGCAAATCGCTACAAGTTCGGGCGTTGCCGTGGGAAATATTTACCATTACTTCCATAATAAGAATGAAATATATTGCGCTGTGATGCAACCAACTATAAAGGCTCTCTATAAATTTATAGAGAGATATAATGGAAAAAAGGGACTGAATATTGAATTTTATTCAGCAGAGGAATATCAGCAGCAGATGGTTGATATCCTTTTGAACTTTGTGCATAAGCATAAGAATGAACTCAGGCTCCTGCTTTTCCATTCTACAGGAACATCATTGGAGAATTTTCGAGAAACACTTATAGCAAAACAGGCGGAATACGGTGAAACTTATTTGGAAGGAATGAAAAAGAAATACCCTCACATCATTAATGGGATATCGCCCTTATTCTTGCATTTTTTATGTTCCATGTGGGTGTCCATGCTTAGTGTACTCTGTATGCAAGAGAGCCTTTTCGATGAAAAAGCAATTTCTTTCCTAAAGGAATTTATCATGTATGGAACGGCTGGTTGGAAAAGATTGATGCAGATATGA
- a CDS encoding helix-turn-helix domain-containing protein: protein MEIGKDLNMEADDMQVLLSALRGVSKRIREVAQTHKPLFGGEHFLTGREVCERLYISPRTLQDYRDRKIIPYKHFAGKILYKASDLERMLEENYNSK, encoded by the coding sequence GTGGAAATCGGAAAAGACTTGAATATGGAAGCGGACGACATGCAGGTCCTGCTGTCCGCACTCAGAGGCGTAAGCAAACGGATAAGGGAAGTGGCACAGACACACAAACCGCTCTTTGGCGGTGAGCATTTCCTCACGGGAAGGGAAGTGTGCGAGCGGCTCTATATCAGCCCTCGCACCTTACAGGACTATCGTGATAGAAAGATTATACCTTACAAGCACTTTGCAGGGAAGATTCTCTACAAGGCTTCGGATTTGGAAAGGATGCTGGAAGAGAATTATAACTCAAAATAG
- a CDS encoding helix-turn-helix domain-containing protein yields the protein MGYFIITDSNWARLRDEILSLAETCHKAFGEQCKHTDWLHNGEVCKLLNISKRTLQHYRDTGVLPFTQIAHKCYYKREDVERLLQIKSEKPKDKRK from the coding sequence ATGGGATATTTTATCATTACGGACTCGAATTGGGCAAGGTTGAGGGACGAGATTCTGAGCCTCGCCGAAACCTGCCACAAGGCTTTCGGAGAACAGTGCAAGCACACTGACTGGCTGCACAACGGAGAGGTATGCAAGTTACTGAACATCAGCAAACGTACTTTGCAGCACTACCGAGACACAGGGGTACTGCCGTTTACGCAAATCGCACATAAGTGCTACTATAAGCGTGAGGACGTGGAGCGGTTGCTCCAAATTAAATCAGAGAAACCTAAAGACAAAAGAAAATAG
- a CDS encoding IS110 family transposase: MTYIGIDIGKNSFVAAFPTVSGYQTQTYPNTVKGIRKFIGSLSVTEHHCVMEATGNYGFLLLYLLDRQGIAASMVNPKQIKHFSRMMMTVTKTDPKDACMIAMYGEKMNPPVYKMPSETVMLLKQKKTIIRQLKKQLTASKNLKSSLVVLPFQDKNGMKALDKTISFLVSQIESLESELADLASSEFDRQVKLLTSIKGIGITLATALIVATGGFSYFNNAKQVSRFIGICPTYQQSGTSVHIKGGINRNGDANLRSLLYVASWSALRGNTTCKECYARLKANGKPSKVALIAVANKLVRQAFAVIKSDAPYVDGFVSTHQTK; this comes from the coding sequence ATGACTTACATTGGAATCGACATCGGCAAGAACAGCTTCGTAGCTGCTTTTCCGACAGTATCGGGTTATCAGACCCAAACTTACCCTAATACCGTAAAAGGTATCAGGAAGTTCATCGGCTCGCTTTCCGTAACAGAACATCATTGTGTGATGGAAGCCACCGGCAATTACGGCTTTCTGCTCCTTTATCTGCTTGACAGGCAAGGAATAGCTGCCAGCATGGTAAATCCCAAACAAATCAAGCACTTTTCACGCATGATGATGACCGTCACCAAGACCGACCCCAAAGATGCCTGCATGATTGCCATGTACGGGGAGAAAATGAATCCTCCTGTTTACAAGATGCCCTCTGAAACCGTCATGCTGCTGAAGCAGAAGAAAACGATTATCAGGCAGTTGAAGAAACAGCTTACGGCGAGCAAGAACCTGAAAAGCTCTCTCGTGGTGCTTCCGTTCCAAGACAAGAACGGGATGAAAGCCTTGGATAAGACTATTTCTTTTTTGGTAAGCCAAATTGAGTCTTTGGAATCTGAACTTGCAGACTTGGCTTCATCTGAGTTTGACAGGCAGGTTAAGCTCCTTACATCCATCAAAGGGATTGGCATCACTTTGGCTACAGCTTTGATTGTGGCTACCGGAGGATTCTCCTATTTCAACAATGCAAAGCAGGTTTCCCGTTTTATCGGGATATGCCCGACTTACCAGCAGTCAGGAACATCCGTACACATCAAAGGTGGGATAAACCGTAATGGGGATGCTAACCTGCGCTCATTGCTTTATGTCGCTTCATGGTCTGCTTTACGTGGAAACACTACTTGCAAAGAGTGTTATGCGCGATTGAAAGCCAATGGGAAACCTTCCAAGGTAGCTCTTATTGCTGTCGCAAACAAGCTCGTCAGACAGGCTTTTGCAGTAATAAAGTCAGATGCACCTTATGTGGATGGATTCGTTTCTACCCATCAAACAAAATAA
- a CDS encoding toprim domain-containing protein, giving the protein MKEEDFSAIKRYPIVAYLEVKGFNPVRRTAAYAMYRSPIREETHPSFKVDTQKNLWIDYAEGRGGSIIDLCMRLEGCTLSEAIRRLGQKSSENVVYEHSSVTAYKRTPTTEMANGARRLIEVSDTLPPHLQEYLTRERCINLEKAMPFLCCISYEVRGKCHQAIGFANQSGGYELRDSHSFKGTIAPKDITPIFTDSTEPVCIFEGFMDFLSFLSMKEKVTNRCLVMNSASNVARAIRYLCERHLTSVHTFLDNDDAGRKAVREFVQAGINVEDMSVHYAKFKDLNEFHVTRFREQRKKQRQAEPITIKPRQVKHKIR; this is encoded by the coding sequence ATGAAAGAAGAAGATTTTTCAGCAATCAAGCGATACCCCATCGTGGCGTATCTCGAAGTGAAAGGTTTCAACCCTGTCCGCAGAACGGCAGCCTATGCGATGTACCGCTCACCGATCAGGGAGGAAACGCATCCGAGTTTTAAGGTGGACACACAGAAGAACCTTTGGATTGACTATGCAGAAGGCAGAGGCGGTAGCATCATAGACCTTTGTATGCGTTTGGAGGGCTGTACACTGTCGGAAGCCATCCGCCGTTTGGGGCAGAAATCTTCCGAAAATGTTGTGTATGAGCATTCAAGTGTCACAGCATATAAAAGGACACCGACCACAGAAATGGCAAATGGAGCAAGGAGACTGATAGAGGTATCAGACACCTTACCGCCACATTTGCAGGAGTATCTCACGAGGGAACGCTGTATCAACTTGGAAAAGGCAATGCCCTTTCTGTGTTGTATCAGCTATGAGGTCAGAGGAAAATGCCACCAAGCCATCGGCTTTGCCAATCAGTCAGGCGGATATGAACTTCGGGACAGTCACTCGTTCAAGGGAACGATAGCCCCCAAAGACATTACTCCCATATTCACGGACAGCACAGAACCGGTATGTATCTTTGAGGGGTTTATGGATTTCCTCTCCTTTCTTTCAATGAAAGAGAAAGTAACCAACCGCTGCCTTGTGATGAACTCCGCGAGCAATGTGGCAAGAGCTATACGCTATCTCTGTGAGAGGCACCTGACTTCTGTCCACACCTTTCTTGACAATGACGATGCCGGACGGAAAGCCGTACGGGAGTTTGTGCAGGCAGGGATTAATGTAGAGGATATGTCCGTGCATTACGCAAAGTTCAAAGACCTTAACGAGTTTCATGTCACTCGTTTCCGTGAGCAGAGAAAAAAGCAAAGGCAGGCAGAGCCTATAACAATAAAACCCAGACAAGTAAAACATAAAATCAGATAG
- a CDS encoding DUF3408 domain-containing protein: MEKNTMMSDKELSWFLGNQDDEADNEVISQTEAQPVQMEKTTTDIEMKNDSIIHGKTDIASGQSEHTRHTENATIQRRISAKMRKETLGAYKQAYLMPTKLSNRKAVYLSKETQERADFIVRRLGDRGSNLSSFVENIVRIHLEEYGEDIEKWRKL, encoded by the coding sequence ATGGAAAAGAATACAATGATGAGCGACAAAGAGCTTTCATGGTTTTTGGGAAACCAAGATGATGAGGCAGACAATGAGGTTATCTCACAAACGGAAGCACAACCTGTTCAAATGGAGAAAACAACAACGGACATAGAAATGAAGAATGATAGTATTATTCATGGAAAAACAGACATCGCTTCAGGGCAATCCGAGCATACAAGGCACACAGAGAACGCAACCATTCAAAGACGTATCAGTGCTAAGATGAGAAAGGAAACACTTGGTGCCTACAAGCAAGCCTATCTTATGCCGACCAAATTGAGCAACCGTAAGGCGGTCTATCTGAGCAAGGAGACACAGGAACGTGCCGACTTCATCGTCCGCAGGTTGGGCGACAGGGGGAGCAACCTTTCAAGTTTCGTGGAGAACATCGTGCGCATTCATTTGGAAGAGTACGGTGAGGATATAGAGAAATGGAGAAAACTGTAA